TATGTCCGTGGATGAAATCATCCAAAACAGCACAAGGCTCGATAAAAGCGGATATGCGCTGTTAACGACGATAAGCCGGTTGGCAGACTCGCGCAGCCGGTAACCATGGGCGCGCTGTGCGCTGAATGCTCTGCTCCACCGATTGAAAGCTCGCTGCTCGGCTGCGGCCACGCGCAGCTTGGGCAGATTGGCAAGCAACTGAACCAGCAATCCGCCTACCTTTCCTTCCTGCTCGGTTTTACGCTCGGTATGCTTCAGCAGCCGAATGCTAATCATAACGAAAAAAACCGTATAGACAGCCGTCAGCAGCACCGCCAGCCAAGCCAGTCTAGGCTGATACCAGAACAGCAATCCGAATTGCAGCGTGGAAAAAAGCGCAATCGTCATCCCGGATATGAGCCAGCCGGATAGTAAATGAAAGATGGCGCTCACTCCCCCGATGCGGCTGGCCAAGTCCCCGGCATTGTATCGGCGAAAAAAACCTACGGGCATATTCAGCAGCCGATCCCAGGTCGCACTGTGAAGCGATGTTTCCCACGTCCCTAACAACCGAAGCCAAGCCATGGATTGCGTAACCCGGAAACCGAATCCGGCAAAGGCTATGCACATCAGCAGCACCATGACCTGAAACAGCTGGCCGGGCTCTGCCGATGGGAGAATGCGGTCAATGATCATTCCGGTTGCAGCAGGTAAGATGAGGCCTATCAAACCGAGGCTTAACCCTGATGCCAACCCCCACGACATATCCTTCTTCGCTCTGGGTGTAAGCAGAAAACTTGCGATGTCTTTGGGCATCAAGGAACGATAAGGCAACGGGCGGTACAGCTCATAGGCGAACGGACGCAATTGCAATGCAAGGCTCTCCGTGACGTTGACCGGCTTCTCCCCTGCCTCGCTCCTCATCTCATAGGAGTTCCCGGCGACCGGCAGCAGCGCCGCCGGCATGCCGTCCTCGCGGAAGGCGAGCAGCGGTCCGTTGTCTTCGCGCCACCACCCTGAGCGGAGCGCGACCTTACGAGTGCGAATGCCGGCCTCACGGAACAAGTCCTCCGCACTGCGGCCCTTCTCCCACCGTTTCGGTATTATTAGCTCAATGCCAATGTATTCGCAAACCGAGCGAACGCAGAAGAGCAGCGGATCGCGATGATCCGTTTCATCTTCCATCGACCGGATGCCATTCTTATCGGCAACCGCCGAAAAACGGCTTACCGCTTCCTCCATGTTGAGTTCATCCTGCTTCAGCCGCTTCGCGATCCTGATCTTTTCTTCCTTCTCCTCGTTATGCAGTTGGTGAAGCAGTTTCCGTACCGTGAGCCGGTGAAAGAAATGCAGCGATTCGGACAAGCCGTTTTGCATCAGCAGCGTTTGGGTATTCACGGTGTGCAGGCGATTGCCTTTGGGGGAATACGCCCATACGGAGCGCATGAGCGGCACGTATACCCCTGGCGGCACCGAAGGCAAGCCGCTATCCTGCCACAAACCGGGTAGACCGTCTTGGGCGCTAACCCAGACCACCTGAGCTTCCGAGGTGAATACCGCCGGCTCCCAGACGACAATATCGGACAGGGGCTCCACCTGCTGGGCTTTCACAGGCGCCGCTTCGGCTGCGGCAGCTGAGCTCAGGCGAAGAAGCCATTCGTTCAGCAAATCCGCCGCCTGAAGCTGGTCGAGCCCCCCGTCATATCCCATAGCATCGGTAAGGTTCTCGAAACGGCGGCTCGCCAACACGGTATCCGGCATCACTTCGGCAATCCAGCCAAACTCGCCTTCCTCGGTCTGCGGAAGATCAAACCAAATTTGCCCCGACTCCACCGTCAGAACATACGATTTCGTGCCTGCTGCTTTGCCTTCGTCGATTTTGACCGTATAAAGGTCCACCGATCCTTGCTCGATGTAATGCATGAATAATGAAGAAGACTCCGGCAGCATAAACGAGGTCCTTAATCGGTAATGTCGCCGTTCTCCGGCGTCATTAATCCCGCCTGGGTTCATGAAGCCTCACTCCTCTCCGACGCATGGAACAGCTCCCGATAAGATCCGTCGCGTTGAATTAATTCCTCGTGGGTACCCGACTCAACGAGCTTCCCCCGATCCAGCACGACGATGCGGTCGCAATCCCGAATCGCGCTTAACCGATGGGCAATGATGATACAGGTGCAGCCTCTTTTGCGAATATTCGAATAGATAGCGGCCTCTATTTCCGGATCCAAAGCGCTGGTCGCCTCATCCAGTATGAGAATGGACGGCTGCTGCGCGAGCGCTCTGGCAATTTCCAGCCGCTGAGCCTGTCCTCCGCTGAAATTTCGGCCGCCTTCCTCAAGCAGATGGTCATATCCGCCGGGCCTTGCTGCAATAACCTCATGAATGCAGCTGTCCTTAGCCGCTTGAACGACGACCTTATCAGGTATCGTTTGATCCCACAACGTGAGGTTGTCACGTATGCTTCCTTCGAAAAGCCTTATATCCTGATCGACCAGCGATACGGAATTGACCAAAACATGACGGGGCAACTCGGATCTCAGCCGACCGTCGAATTCAACGGTTCCGTTCCATGGCTGGTATAATCCCGAGATGAGCTTCGACAACGTCGACTTGCCGCTGCCGGATCCGCCGACGATAGCAACTGTAGTGCCGGGAAGGATTTCTAAGGTAACCTGTTCAATAAGCGGAGGATCGAGCGGGCTATAACCGAACGTAACATCCCGAACCGCAAGTGTCCCGGACAGCTTGGGCGGCAGCTTTTGAAGCTCCTTCTCCCCGCCGGATTCCGCTGCAGCGGAATGAGCCGCATCGGCAGGATGCTTAAGCACATCGTCAAGCCGGGATAAATGCCCCCGCATCTCCTGCACCTCCCCGCCCATCGACACCAGATTGTTAACCGGTGTAAGGAACCCGGCGGTAAAGCCAAGGAAAGCGAGCAGCATCCCGACCGTAAACGAACCGTTCAGTACGAGAAATCCGCCGATCACGAGAATGACAACATGATTCAACTGCTCAAGAAGTACAGGAATCGCCGACAAGTACTGATTGGATACGCCCAGCATTTGCTCCGTCCTCGTCATGTTGGCTTGATGTCCAGCCCAGCGCGCGAAAAAGTCCGACTCCCGGCCGCTGGCCTTAAGGGATTCCATATTGATAAGTCCGGCTATGGAAGCCCCCCAGAGCTTCCCCTGATCCATCTGCAGCTTCTGATTCCGATCCGCCTGTTTGCGCGATACATAAAGCAAATAAGCCACGTTAAGTCCGGCGACCAGCAAGGCGGCCAGCGCTAATCTGTCATCGTAAAGCACCATGAAGGTGAAATAAAATCCTATCAATAGTGTATCGATAACGGCACCGGCAAGCTTCTCCGTCATAAAATGTGCGATCCTGTCGTTCGCTTGCGCTCTTCCCGCGATTTCCCCTACAAACCGCTGCGCAAAGAAACCGACGGGCAATTTCAGGATGTGCCAGACGAAAGCAGCCGAAAGGCTGAGGGAAAATTTCGTTTCCAGTCTCAGCAGCGTATACTGTCTTAGATAGGTCAATAGCAAACGGAGAATCAAGGTAACGAGCATGCCCAGAAGCAGTGCACCCATCCATTCCATCTGTCCGGCCAGCAGCATCCGGTCTACGAACAATTTCAGGAACAGCG
The window above is part of the Paenibacillus hamazuiensis genome. Proteins encoded here:
- a CDS encoding NHLP bacteriocin export ABC transporter permease/ATPase subunit translates to MNPGGINDAGERRHYRLRTSFMLPESSSLFMHYIEQGSVDLYTVKIDEGKAAGTKSYVLTVESGQIWFDLPQTEEGEFGWIAEVMPDTVLASRRFENLTDAMGYDGGLDQLQAADLLNEWLLRLSSAAAAEAAPVKAQQVEPLSDIVVWEPAVFTSEAQVVWVSAQDGLPGLWQDSGLPSVPPGVYVPLMRSVWAYSPKGNRLHTVNTQTLLMQNGLSESLHFFHRLTVRKLLHQLHNEEKEEKIRIAKRLKQDELNMEEAVSRFSAVADKNGIRSMEDETDHRDPLLFCVRSVCEYIGIELIIPKRWEKGRSAEDLFREAGIRTRKVALRSGWWREDNGPLLAFREDGMPAALLPVAGNSYEMRSEAGEKPVNVTESLALQLRPFAYELYRPLPYRSLMPKDIASFLLTPRAKKDMSWGLASGLSLGLIGLILPAATGMIIDRILPSAEPGQLFQVMVLLMCIAFAGFGFRVTQSMAWLRLLGTWETSLHSATWDRLLNMPVGFFRRYNAGDLASRIGGVSAIFHLLSGWLISGMTIALFSTLQFGLLFWYQPRLAWLAVLLTAVYTVFFVMISIRLLKHTERKTEQEGKVGGLLVQLLANLPKLRVAAAEQRAFNRWSRAFSAQRAHGYRLRESANRLIVVNSAYPLLSSLVLFWMISSTDIRMNPGSFAAFHAAYATLIGSVIAFCASSIPLFELKPLYERVKPLMKEQPETEAKREDPGDLKGAIELSEVTFRYDVNGPPILDNVSLHIKPGEYVAVVGASGSGKSTLLRLIIGFEKPEQGAVYFDGKDLSGLDLRAVRRRCGVVLQNGRLWAGDIAQNIIGQNSEYTVEDAWNAAELVGMAEEIGQLPMGMHTVLSEGAGSLSGGQKQRILIARSIVHNPRIVLLDEATSALDQKSQEKITEMLRGMNSTRIVIAHRLSTIVHADRIVVMDRGRIVQQGSYEELMRQEGLFARLALRQVV
- a CDS encoding NHLP family bacteriocin export ABC transporter peptidase/permease/ATPase subunit, producing MKASLLSKIRFGTRAFTPTLLQMEAVECGAVSLAIILAYYGRHIPIETLRYDCGVSRDGSKASNILKAARKYGMEAKGYKKEPESLKSLKPPFIIHWNFNHFLVVEGFSGSKVFLNDPAHGPYSASLEEFESSFTGVVLTMVPGDSFVREGRPFSVNSSLIQRMKGYEMEMVYLFIAGLALAGTGVIIPLFLKLFVDRMLLAGQMEWMGALLLGMLVTLILRLLLTYLRQYTLLRLETKFSLSLSAAFVWHILKLPVGFFAQRFVGEIAGRAQANDRIAHFMTEKLAGAVIDTLLIGFYFTFMVLYDDRLALAALLVAGLNVAYLLYVSRKQADRNQKLQMDQGKLWGASIAGLINMESLKASGRESDFFARWAGHQANMTRTEQMLGVSNQYLSAIPVLLEQLNHVVILVIGGFLVLNGSFTVGMLLAFLGFTAGFLTPVNNLVSMGGEVQEMRGHLSRLDDVLKHPADAAHSAAAESGGEKELQKLPPKLSGTLAVRDVTFGYSPLDPPLIEQVTLEILPGTTVAIVGGSGSGKSTLSKLISGLYQPWNGTVEFDGRLRSELPRHVLVNSVSLVDQDIRLFEGSIRDNLTLWDQTIPDKVVVQAAKDSCIHEVIAARPGGYDHLLEEGGRNFSGGQAQRLEIARALAQQPSILILDEATSALDPEIEAAIYSNIRKRGCTCIIIAHRLSAIRDCDRIVVLDRGKLVESGTHEELIQRDGSYRELFHASERSEAS